Genomic window (Musa acuminata AAA Group cultivar baxijiao chromosome BXJ1-9, Cavendish_Baxijiao_AAA, whole genome shotgun sequence):
GTTTTATGCGTTTCTTTTTTGTCCGAGAAATCCAATCATAACCTCTATCTATAATTGTTTTGCTCATGAAAATTGGTTTTAAGGGTTCTCTTTTCTTAACAGATAGATAAGAACTCGAGCAGATGGACAACCTCTGGCAATTGGGGAACGAGTTCAGAGGACAATCAAAGCTGTCCGAGGACCATCAATGGTCTGTTATCACCTCAAAACTGGCTGAGATGACAAGATCAGATTTTGATCGGATGAACAATGTGGACTATTCAAGGAACACCTTTGAAGCAAAGTCTTATGACAAGTTTGGGATTCAGGAGGATAACAAATTTGAGAATCTCAATCTAAGTCTGATGAATCTGGATCTCAAGATGAATGAGACTTCATTCAAAAGCCCCCACCATAGTGTTTTCAACATGAACAGTGTTTATATGAAAGACAATATAAATGATGTTAACAGCTTCAAACTGAACACAGGATTCAGTAAGTTTGCCAACAACACAAGCAACAAGGAGGTCAATAACAATGTCATCAACAAcacaaacaataacaataacaacaacaacaccaATGGTAATAACAGTAGCAACAACAACAATGCTGTTGTTGACAAGCGGTTTAAAACGTTACCCGCCACTGAGATGCTACCAAGGAATGAAGTTCTTGGTGGTTATATCTTTGTTTGCAACAATGACACCATGCAGGAAGATCTGAAGCGGCAGCTGTTTGGTATTttgtctttctctttcttttgctcTTTGCAAGTTTTTCCCTTTCCATGTGTACCTTCTGTTGTATTGAAGTGTTACATTAGGCCAGGGTCAATGATTTTTTCTTTCATATTCTTCTGTTCTTGTATATATTCTTGAATTGATACCATGCTGTTAAATTTGAATCAAGTTAAATTAGCTTTTATTTGTAATATAGTGTCAGCATCTAATGATGTTCATTTTCAGGCTTGCCCCCAAGGTATCGTGATTCAGTTCGTTCTATCACTCCTGGATTACCTCTCTTTCTATATAATTATACTACTCACCAGCTTCATGGGATATTCGAGGTTTGAATACGTCTCATAAAATTTCATGTCGGTTGTTAAGTATAATTGGTACATAATTGACATTCTGCATGTTCTTGTTTTCCTGTGGTAATATGTCAAAAAAAAGTCTATTGTAAGGCAGATCTCTTTGTTTCCTATTGCTGTTTTTTGTTTAAACAGTTTTCTTCTTATTTATGCATCCAATAGCtgaagtttttcttttcttttccattttcTTCTAATTTCCATTTTATTGTAGCTATTACTTATTTTGTATTGTCAATGTATTTAATGAAAAGAGCAGATATCTATCtgattttattattctatatTGGCATATATGTTATAATAATTTGTATAGCTTAGGTTTTGAGCCTTCTTATAATAAAATGCAAATAACTTTCTTCTATCAAGGAATATGATGTACAAGTTCATTTGAAAAGTGAGCTTCCTCATTTTCACTATAGTTAATGTGCTTCCACATGgtaatgattatatgtgaaatttGACATTCCTACCAATGGTATTAGGCAAGGActgaaatttcgtaccataccggagtttcgagattcactCGGTACGGCTCGTTActgtataccaagcggtatattttgatatatcgctcagtatatatatatatatatatatgtatgtacatgtatgtatatgtatatatatatacatgtacatgtatgtacatgtatgtacatgtatgtatatgtatatatatatacatgtacatgtatgtacatgtatgtacatgtatgtatatgtatatatatatacatgtacatgtatgtacatgtatgtatatgtatatatacatataagtaaaaaaaacaaGGGGCAATTGCCTTGTTACCCTTTTTGacacattgtcacggacaaacttctaaacaaggtgtttgatgtaatgcttatgtatgtccgtgtcttttggcatgttcatgccttgtacagaatgtaaaggggcggccgaaggcttaatagtcccattttagttgggttggtggcctctttaggcttgtaaataaaggttgtgtcatgtggacacgtgcgagagcttttcggtctgtaatggaccattttaccctttgttgtgcaactattcagagcttgtaaaatctgtttgtaatttgcattgtctatgaagtgtttttcggacatgttcgcttgtggatcccgattgaggcgttctctttaacccgttctctcttttgttggtcctaagggacaatgggaggcttcggggaggctgacctttgcggacggacgcgcgagggtgccgcacgccttaggcaaaaccagctaaggtcgtgacattatggtatcagagcgggacaagcactcatagaaacacttgacatgcaaacgtgggggacctagcggggctgcgttgagggcagtcagcacacgcgcgatcgtttgagggaaaacgggcatggagatgtagggaaaagagtcgctcagaggagcgggcatctgacattggcattcagaggaatggccaacccttcgcgcgagaggcaccacgagaacaggcaagcttggaagaatgcggagcgcacaaaggt
Coding sequences:
- the LOC135593545 gene encoding B2 protein-like, which encodes MDNLWQLGNEFRGQSKLSEDHQWSVITSKLAEMTRSDFDRMNNVDYSRNTFEAKSYDKFGIQEDNKFENLNLSLMNLDLKMNETSFKSPHHSVFNMNSVYMKDNINDVNSFKLNTGFSKFANNTSNKEVNNNVINNTNNNNNNNNTNGNNSSNNNNAVVDKRFKTLPATEMLPRNEVLGGYIFVCNNDTMQEDLKRQLFGLPPRYRDSVRSITPGLPLFLYNYTTHQLHGIFEAASFGGSNIDPTAWEDKKCKGESRFPAQVRIRVRKLCKPLEEDAFRPVLHHYDGPKFRLELSVTETLQLLDLCEKESM